The following is a genomic window from Nitrospira sp..
ATATTGGAAAATGTCGGCAGAACATCGATCGGCGCGATCACCCCCGCAGCTCGATGCTGTTGCGCCGTGAATTCGCTCGGGGCCAACAGGGCGTCCACATTGGCCACGCTGCGCTGGCTCAAATTCGTATACCGCCACAATTGAGGGGGGACTCCCGACCGAATACAACAAGTGAAGCACTCCGGGCCATCGCAGGCGCGAGCTTGGTTCTTCCACAGAATATGGGTCGGACAGAGTAGCCAATGTTCGTGCAGGGTATACAGCGTCACCGGTGCGCGACTCAGTTGAAGGGCACCGGGACCTCCGATCAACGAAATATTATGGAAATTGACCACGTCGAAATCACGGTCGAGCACCGCTCGCAGCTGCGCCGCTTTGACTCCCGGATGGCCCGTTTGCTGCGTGATCAACGGAGACAGCTTGCCGAAGGGACTGTGCAGACGATGCACGACAATCCCGTCCTGTTCACCCTGCGCAGCCGGTTCTGCCCTGCCTCGCAAGCGATAGGCATCTTCGCAATGCACCACTTCAACATGGTGCCCTTTCGCCACCAGCGCGCGAGCCAATCCCTGCACAAACGTGGCGTCGCCGCCAAAATGATAGGGCGGATAGAATGTCGTCACCATGCAAAACCGCATCGGCAGTGAATCCTGTTACTTTGGCCGATTCACGGACCCTATCCGATGGACAGATCCGCTCAACTCACAGCGCTGTTTGAGACCGCAGATGCCCCATCGTCTTGCGGATCGTGGCATACCGGCCCGGGGTCGCAAGGATCACCGACAACACAGGGGTGTTCGATTCGGTCATTTCGTATTGTCCTCTTCAACCCGGTCCCGGGTACGGGCCTACGCCAAATGCCTCGGGCTATTACCTGGGCCAAAGAGATACCCGACGAACTCACCTGCGGCATGACAAGTCACAACCAAGACCGTGAGCGGCAGACTCGCTAAGGCATGCTTCAGCAGCCGCCGCTTTCGTATCACAGGGCCTTGAGTCACCCATAACAGGTAGGCCGGCAAAATAGCGCAGCCGCCGAGCCGAATCAGCCGTTCGACCCATGAGACGCGCTGGAGACGAAACCCAGCGATCGACCGGCCGTTATGGAAATGCGCCGCAAAGGTTCCCCAAAACCCCCAGGTCTGATTATGCGAAACGATGAGCCGATCGTCCGCGATAAGGATTTCCCCTTGTTCGCACAATGTGCGATTGAACAAAAACTCCATCATGCCGAGTCGAGAGAGTGTCCGTGGAACGACCCGCCGTTTGTACGAGATGTTGGCTTGCAACGAAATGGTTCGTTGTAGGCCCGTTTCAATCGGCGCGGTGAAGGGCCCGAACACGATCAGGAAATTGGACCAGTCGATGAGTCTGGTGGTCGCGCCGTTTTCGACAACCCCACCGATCGCGGCGGCTTCCGGATGATTTCGATGCGCCGCCAGCATTCGTTCACACCACTCGGGCGTCACCGTGCAATGGTCTTCGGTCACCGCCACGACGTCGCCGGCGGCCTGGGTCATGGCAAGCTCGCGCAGGAAAAACACCGACCCACCGGACCATGGTATCCACTTCACTTCCGGATAGCGCTCAGCCACATCGACCGGCAACCCCTGGCCATGCCCATCCCCCACCAACACCTCCGCGCCGATTGCCAAGGCCTGGGCATGAAGCGACTCAAGGCAGAGCTGGATTTCCGGCCAGGCCTTGGTTGTCGCAATGACGACCGATAAGGGAACGGAGCCTCCGCTGCCCATTCCTGCCGTCTCTGGGTCCACCATCCGCTCAGGCGCCATATCCATCGGGCCTTACCGGCGCGCCATGTTCATCGCCGCTTGATAACTTTTCACTGTCGCCCTCGCCGTCTGGTCCCATCGGTACTGGCGGGCCTGTTCAAGTCCCTCGCTCTGCCGTTTGGCCCGAAGCCTATCGTCGGACAACAGCCGTCGCATCGCATCGGCCAGCCCCACCACGTCGTCCGGAGCAACAAGCTCAGCCGCAGCCTCAAGATTCTCCGTCAGCGAGGAGGACCTGGTGCTGATCACCGGCACGCCGCACGCCATCGCCTCCAGCGGAGGAAACCCGAACCCTTCATGGAGGGAGGGATAGACAAACAGTCTCGCGCCCGCATACAGGGCGGGAAGGTCCTGTTGGCTCACATAGCCGGCAAGGTGTACTTTCCCGCGCAGAGCCGGCGCCTGGATCTGCTCCAGCAACGCCTCATATCCCCAGCCCAATTTGCCAGCGAGCACCAGGCGCTCCTTGATCGCGCCGGCCTCAACAAGCCGCCGATAGGCTTCGACCAATACCGGAATATTCTTTCTTGGCTCAAGAGTCCCAACATACAGAATGTAGGGATCCGGGAGCGCCAGCCGCGCCACGACACCCCGGACCGACGCAGGGTCACAAGGCCGGAACTCTTCACCGATTCCCGGCACGGTCACATGAATTCGATCCGGGTCCAGGTTCGGGAGAAATTCCAAGATCGCCTGCCTGGTCGCTTGAGAAGGCGCCACTACCACATCCGCCCGGTTGAGACTCACCAACACCATTCGCCGATACAAAGCGCTTCGCCGCAGGGCAATGTGGCATTGTGGATGAGAAAAAGACGTCATGTCATGGACCGTCAACACATGCCGCGCCATCCCTCGCAGATACGGCATGATGAACGATGGGGAATGCACCACATCCGCGCCCCAAAGGGTCGCCGCCGCCGGCAAGAATATCTGCTGGGAGGCCAGGCGAATCGGCCTAGGCCGCGCGCTCAGGGAAGCATGAGAAACATTCTCCGGCAGTCCCTCAGCAAAGAGATACCGATCCTCATGGTTATGATAGATCCTGTACTGACTGGTTCGATCGACCTTCGCCAGGTGCCACACCAGTTGCTTCAAGTACGTGTCGATCCCCGTCATCTGGGGAATGAACGCAGTGAAATCGAATGCGACTCTCATCCGTCACCCTGCCTCGCATGCCTACCGGTACTGGCTCCCCACGATGGCTTCGCCGCGAAACGCCTGCCACATCCCGGGGATTTCGAGGACATGCGTCACAACGGTCAGCCCCAATGCCAGCGGCAGCTCGTGGAGCTTCACGTTATAGTGGCGGAAGCACCGGAGGCAGTCGCGGACGCTATCGAGGGTCTTCCCTGCCACGATCAACGGAATGGCCATGGCGCCGGCACGAATGAGCCAGGCATACGGCAGTCGGTCATCGCGCAGCCGCGTGATGACGGTGCTATAGCCATGATTGCGCCGGATGTCCCGCTCCATCGGCCACCCTTCAAAATCATGCGTCACCACCAGCTCGGGGTCGAATAACAGAGTCGCGCCGTCCCGCAGAAACGCCTCCGACTGGATCCGGGATGCAAAGGCGCCCATCCCAACGGGAAGTGGATGGCGCTGATAGATGTCGCGTCTAAACGCCGTCGCATTGCCGGAGATGAAACGAGTAGGACCACGCCGCCCAGGGTCAAGGTACGACCGCGATAACAGCCCCAGGAGTCGCTCCATGCGCGACCGGCCCGGATATAAGGTCCTGGCGCTGATGGCCGCTGCGCCGGGATGCTCGGCAATGGCGGCGCGCAGCACTCGCAGCCACGACCGGCGCGGGATGCAGTCGGCATCGACAATGGCCAGCCAGTCACCGGTGGCAGCCTCCACCGCCTGGTTCTTCAGTTCATAAGAGGACTCGGCGTCGACGTACAGAATTTTCAGGTTGGGAATCATCGCGGCCACATCTTCCGGTACCCGGCCTTTGAACCGTGAGGACTCGACAAGCATGAATTCGTCGGCAGGCATCCCCTCTTGCTCCACCCATACCCGCAACGCACACCGGAGATCCTCCCACGACTTCTCCTCGCCGGCCGCGTAGTCGGAAACCACAATGACGGAAAGTGTGCTCATCGTCGCATCCCTTGTGTGTTGTTCATGCAATGATCTCCTCTGAAACACCTGTCTTGGAGCACCTATCCTGTTCAAATACTGGCGTCGCGGGATTTCCCACAGCCGCAGAGCCAACTGGCGCCACAGACTGCCGGACCTCCTCGGGTGACGGCGGACACATGCGTGGCAGCGAACAAAAAACCGTCGTCCGAATCGTCTCTCGGATGAAGTGCTTCAAGATTTCCGCATGGCGGTCGACAGCAAATTGTCCACGCAACTCCTCTGATGGGGCCTGACATGCCAACTGATCCGCTTCGGACGAACTCAAGAAGGCAACCCAATCCTCCGCGTTGTCCTTCGCCACCAAGCCCGGTCCGGAGGCGCAGGAAAAACCGCGTACAGCCTGTGTGGTAGCCAGCACCGGCATTCGATGGTGCAGGCTCTCCGCAACTTTGATATTGACGCCGGCACCCGCGCGAGTGGGGCACACCATAATATCGACTTGGCTCCAAACTGTTGCGAGATCCGGCACTCTGCCGTGAAGCACGACTCGATCCGAGACGGGCAGACGCTCGCTCCCCCGCCCAAAGACATGGACCTGGAGAGGCCGGTGAATCCTTGAAAGAACCTCCTCAGTCAGCCACTGCCAATTCCGTCGATTCGGCCACCAGGCGAAATCGGCAAGGTATCCGAGGCGCAACGGGCTGCTCACCCGATGCCGCCGAGATGCCGGCGGCGCCGTAAAGAGCGGCGGGACATGAAGCGCCCGGACATTGGGGACCTGCCCCTTGCCCCAGGCCATTTCATCGGCTGAAAGAAAGATCACACCGGCGGCGCGATGAAAGGCCTCGATCTCATATTGCCGCTGCTTACGCACTTCTCGCTCGAACAAATAAGAGAAGAGTGGATAGAGAGACACTTGCTGTGCAAGCACCCGGTGCTCAAGATTGTGGGCAACCAGCAGGATCGGGATCTCTGAGGGCAATTCCTCGACGGCCCAAAACATATCGCTTCCATTGATCACGACTGCTGCGTACCGGCGCACGCGGACCGCCTCGCGGATTCTCCTTCTGAACTCTCCCCGCAATGTAAAGAGCACTTTTGCAGGATGCGTTGAAACACACGAGCGCGCCAAAGACATGACTTGCCGAACATGCCTCCACGGCCCTGACGGCGGATACAGAGGCCCCAACAAATCCACATCAAATCGATGCTCCCCCTGCTGGAGCGCAGCTACCAATCCTCGCGTATAGGTCCCTGCCCCGCCAGGATGCGTGGCCGGATCGACCAGCGATACGATGAGAATGCTCGACGACGCCATCAACAACCTCTCATTACTTCCAGGGATCCCGCAGAGCACCTGTCGTTGAGTTCACGAACAGCGTTGCATACCGCACTCTCGGCTCCGCCATGGCTGCGTCCTCAAGCCGCCTGCGCCGGCTCGCGCTTTCGAAACAACATCGAGCGAACTGCGGCCAGCTCTCCATGGCGAAACTCCCCGACCAACCAATAGCCGAACAGACTGAAGATTCCCAGCAACATCAGTTTGGCGAACACCAGCAGCCCAGGAGTCGGCCATGCCCACGACGCCGCGCCGACGACAAGGCCGACCGCCAGGCTTCGCACAAGCGTCCCGGCCGGCGGCCACACCTTCCATAGCCCGTACACACTCATGAGAGCCACAGACGCACCCAGCGCAGAAACCGTGACGGTGACCAGCGCGGCTCCTTGCTGCCCCAATCGAGGAATCACGATGAGATGTCCAACCAGCGCCAGTAAGACCAATGGCGCCGTGAACAGCACCGTTCTAGCCGGGAGTCCCGCGGCCGTCATGATCGTGATCGACACCATCAGCATGACATTCGAGACCGCCCCGATTATCAAGAGCGCCAGCAGAGGGCTCGCGGGCACAAACTCGGAGCCGAAGACCACCTGCACAATCTCCGGCGATGCACCGGCAATAATGGCCGCGACCGGAAGAAAGAACATCGTGACGCGCATCGAATCCCGCGCGAGATCCCTGGCCTTGTCCCTCTGGCCCTCCGCAAGCTGACGGCTCAACGTAGCCAGCAGCAGCGAGGAAAATGCCCAGGAAAACAGTCCAGGCAGGAGCGACAAGCTCTGAGCCGCGCTGTAAATACCGGATTGCAACGCGGTGCCGCCAAGAATTTTCAGCATGAACAGATCCATCCCATTGAAAAAGATGAGACAGATCGAGGAGAGAAACAACAGCGCTCCGTACCGCTGAATCGGAAAAGGCACCGACGCGTGCTTGGAGAACATCCCTTCTCCGAGGTACCAGCGACTCAGCAACAGCTCTGCCAGCGACGAACCGATCACGCCGAGCAACGCCCCCGTGATGGAGAAGCCTGCCTGCACAAGCCCCACGACAAGCCCCATTCTGACCAGCCAGCGGCCGGCCCTGGCAACGGCCCCAGCCTGGTAATCGCCCAATCCAATCAACACATTTCGATAGGCTTGTCCAATACACAACAAGGGAATATCGAGCGCGCACACGCGAAGATAGAAAGCCAAATCCGGCTCTTTGAGCAGTGCGCTGAGCGGTGTGGCTAGAACCCAGACGAGCGCCATTGCCGCGAGGCCAATCTTCAGACTGAGGCGAATCACCATGGCACCGACTGGTTTCCAATCGTCCGTTTCACCGACAAATTTGATCGTCGCCTTGGCAAAAAATGAGCTGATCGCGCTTTCAACCCAAATAATGGTGGTCAGCGTGAGCGCCAGCAATCCATACCCGTGCGGACCGAGCTTCCTGGTCAAAAAGCCAGTCGTAATAAGAGCCGTAAGTGGGAACAGCATCTCCGCCAAAAATATCCTGGCGGTCCCGTCCATCATGCGGCGGCCACTCGCTGTTGTCAGTAAGCTCATGTCACTCTTTCGGATATCATGCGCACAAGCCGCTCCATCTCCTCCAACAGGCTAAGCCCCCTTCTCTTTTCAGTAGCCCACTTGGCAACGCCCATACAACGCCGATGGAGCGCTCCCGGGTAAAAACCGCCCGCGGGTTTAACCTAGTATAGAAACACGATGGCCGGTAGCCAATACCTCTTACCTCACTCCGTCCCTACTAAAGAGGGGCCGCAGGCATAAAACCTTGCGGTGGTGCCAGAGCGATTCCGTTGAACGGCGTTCGCATTGGCCGGATTGCCCGGCTATCTTTGTTGCCTTGAGACTCTATGCGGGGAACCCGCATAGGGAGCTGAAGGGATCCGGCGCGCGCAAGCCACCCACAGGGTCTGGTCATGAAGGGGGAATTACCGGCTCATTCGACGTTTCACAGTCCCGCGCCATTCCGTCAACATCAGGCCCACGGTGAGGGCTGCAATTCCCACCGCGCATACCTGAACCGCGAAGGGGGGCGTCCCATGCAATACCAGCCCAAGCCCCCATGCGGCGCTTAGAACGCCCAGGGTGATTAAGTGCGGCCATAACGCGAAGGAGGCGCGCGCAGGGGCTGTCGTCTTGGGAGTCGTGATAAAAGGGACTTGGCGGTTGACCAGGACATCGGCAATGGCCGCCACTTGATAGGGCCACTTCGCGAATTGCAGGAGACGGGCCCGCCAATGAGTCCCCTGCTCCAATTTCCGATTCAAGTAGAACCGCTGCCGATACCACTCCCAGATCCGCAGCATCGCAACCATGAACCCGGCACTGACGATCGTTTCGACCGTCGCGATCGTTGGCGCTTGCCCCAGGATAAGTATGAGCGCGGCGAGAAGCACCGCGATCGGCAGCACAACACCCCGATGGACATAATTCACTCCGTGCAAGACGTTCAGCAATGCGGAGGCCGGCGAGAGATTGCGAGTGACTGCCGGCGCGATTCGCAGTTTGAGATCGAGCACGGCACGGGTCCACCGTCGCTGTTGATTGAGATACGCCGGCCAATCGGCGGGAGCCAATCCCCGTGCGAGGGTCTCGGGAACATACACCCCTTCCCATCCATGATTCCGATACAGGAGCGTCAGCAGCAGGTCGTCGGCATCGTGTGCTGCGAACCCGCCGCACTCGCGCAACGCGCTGAGACGATGCGTGTTGTGACACCCGATGATGAGCGGATATCCGTTTCCAAAACATGCCATTTGCACGAGCGAATAGAACTCATAGGTTTCTTCAGCCGCCCCTCTGGCGATAAAACTCTCCTCTTGATTGCCATACACCTGCGGCGCCTGCACA
Proteins encoded in this region:
- a CDS encoding Glycosyltransferase family 2 protein (MaGe:77309296); the protein is MDMAPERMVDPETAGMGSGGSVPLSVVIATTKAWPEIQLCLESLHAQALAIGAEVLVGDGHGQGLPVDVAERYPEVKWIPWSGGSVFFLRELAMTQAAGDVVAVTEDHCTVTPEWCERMLAAHRNHPEAAAIGGVVENGATTRLIDWSNFLIVFGPFTAPIETGLQRTISLQANISYKRRVVPRTLSRLGMMEFLFNRTLCEQGEILIADDRLIVSHNQTWGFWGTFAAHFHNGRSIAGFRLQRVSWVERLIRLGGCAILPAYLLWVTQGPVIRKRRLLKHALASLPLTVLVVTCHAAGEFVGYLFGPGNSPRHLA
- a CDS encoding Glycosyltransferase (MaGe:77309298); this translates as MSTLSVIVVSDYAAGEEKSWEDLRCALRVWVEQEGMPADEFMLVESSRFKGRVPEDVAAMIPNLKILYVDAESSYELKNQAVEAATGDWLAIVDADCIPRRSWLRVLRAAIAEHPGAAAISARTLYPGRSRMERLLGLLSRSYLDPGRRGPTRFISGNATAFRRDIYQRHPLPVGMGAFASRIQSEAFLRDGATLLFDPELVVTHDFEGWPMERDIRRNHGYSTVITRLRDDRLPYAWLIRAGAMAIPLIVAGKTLDSVRDCLRCFRHYNVKLHELPLALGLTVVTHVLEIPGMWQAFRGEAIVGSQYR
- a CDS encoding Glycosyltransferase (MaGe:77309295) gives rise to the protein MRFCMVTTFYPPYHFGGDATFVQGLARALVAKGHHVEVVHCEDAYRLRGRAEPAAQGEQDGIVVHRLHSPFGKLSPLITQQTGHPGVKAAQLRAVLDRDFDVVNFHNISLIGGPGALQLSRAPVTLYTLHEHWLLCPTHILWKNQARACDGPECFTCCIRSGVPPQLWRYTNLSQRSVANVDALLAPSEFTAQQHRAAGVIAPIDVLPTFSNMEPGPPARRIWVGRPRFLFVGRVTASKGIDRLLEEFVRLPEFDLDVVGSGDLLVDLQARYEGVPHIRFLGVRPQSELIGLYQKATAVIVPSLAPEVFPLAVLEALACGTPAVVHDVGGSGEAVEKTGGGFVYRSGEELQRMLSALARDGDLRETLAQRARVGYETFYSRERYLDRYLRIIGAIGKRKGASVVACEELAQDE
- a CDS encoding putative Phosphatidylinositol N-acetylglucosaminyltransferase (Evidence 3 : Putative function from multiple computational evidences; Product type e : enzyme; MaGe:77309297); translation: MRVAFDFTAFIPQMTGIDTYLKQLVWHLAKVDRTSQYRIYHNHEDRYLFAEGLPENVSHASLSARPRPIRLASQQIFLPAAATLWGADVVHSPSFIMPYLRGMARHVLTVHDMTSFSHPQCHIALRRSALYRRMVLVSLNRADVVVAPSQATRQAILEFLPNLDPDRIHVTVPGIGEEFRPCDPASVRGVVARLALPDPYILYVGTLEPRKNIPVLVEAYRRLVEAGAIKERLVLAGKLGWGYEALLEQIQAPALRGKVHLAGYVSQQDLPALYAGARLFVYPSLHEGFGFPPLEAMACGVPVISTRSSSLTENLEAAAELVAPDDVVGLADAMRRLLSDDRLRAKRQSEGLEQARQYRWDQTARATVKSYQAAMNMARR
- a CDS encoding conserved membrane protein of unknown function (Evidence 4 : Unknown function but conserved in other organisms; MaGe:77309301) — its product is MARSSGRSVPIGVMRDPVLQLRDRVVYWLLTVLGVAAIAAFLVAWFQLPAWGEHSFVMTVCSGLLAVLFLNNLGRWVLLPSMQRPRAIAPRPGWKVAVVTTHVPGVESLDLLERTLRALVALDYPHDTWVLDEGDDERIKQVCAALGVHHFSRKPFPHYQTEVGLFRKASKHGNYNAWLHEIGFDRYEILTAFDPDHVPDSVYLAKVLGYFDDARVGYVQAPQVYGNQEESFIARGAAEETYEFYSLVQMACFGNGYPLIIGCHNTHRLSALRECGGFAAHDADDLLLTLLYRNHGWEGVYVPETLARGLAPADWPAYLNQQRRWTRAVLDLKLRIAPAVTRNLSPASALLNVLHGVNYVHRGVVLPIAVLLAALILILGQAPTIATVETIVSAGFMVAMLRIWEWYRQRFYLNRKLEQGTHWRARLLQFAKWPYQVAAIADVLVNRQVPFITTPKTTAPARASFALWPHLITLGVLSAAWGLGLVLHGTPPFAVQVCAVGIAALTVGLMLTEWRGTVKRRMSR
- a CDS encoding Glycosyltransferase (MaGe:77309299), producing the protein MASSSILIVSLVDPATHPGGAGTYTRGLVAALQQGEHRFDVDLLGPLYPPSGPWRHVRQVMSLARSCVSTHPAKVLFTLRGEFRRRIREAVRVRRYAAVVINGSDMFWAVEELPSEIPILLVAHNLEHRVLAQQVSLYPLFSYLFEREVRKQRQYEIEAFHRAAGVIFLSADEMAWGKGQVPNVRALHVPPLFTAPPASRRHRVSSPLRLGYLADFAWWPNRRNWQWLTEEVLSRIHRPLQVHVFGRGSERLPVSDRVVLHGRVPDLATVWSQVDIMVCPTRAGAGVNIKVAESLHHRMPVLATTQAVRGFSCASGPGLVAKDNAEDWVAFLSSSEADQLACQAPSEELRGQFAVDRHAEILKHFIRETIRTTVFCSLPRMCPPSPEEVRQSVAPVGSAAVGNPATPVFEQDRCSKTGVSEEIIA
- a CDS encoding Membrane protein involved in the export of O-antigen and teichoic acid (Modular protein) (MaGe:77309300), whose amino-acid sequence is MMDGTARIFLAEMLFPLTALITTGFLTRKLGPHGYGLLALTLTTIIWVESAISSFFAKATIKFVGETDDWKPVGAMVIRLSLKIGLAAMALVWVLATPLSALLKEPDLAFYLRVCALDIPLLCIGQAYRNVLIGLGDYQAGAVARAGRWLVRMGLVVGLVQAGFSITGALLGVIGSSLAELLLSRWYLGEGMFSKHASVPFPIQRYGALLFLSSICLIFFNGMDLFMLKILGGTALQSGIYSAAQSLSLLPGLFSWAFSSLLLATLSRQLAEGQRDKARDLARDSMRVTMFFLPVAAIIAGASPEIVQVVFGSEFVPASPLLALLIIGAVSNVMLMVSITIMTAAGLPARTVLFTAPLVLLALVGHLIVIPRLGQQGAALVTVTVSALGASVALMSVYGLWKVWPPAGTLVRSLAVGLVVGAASWAWPTPGLLVFAKLMLLGIFSLFGYWLVGEFRHGELAAVRSMLFRKREPAQAA